The following proteins are encoded in a genomic region of Spirosoma sp. SC4-14:
- a CDS encoding 2Fe-2S iron-sulfur cluster-binding protein, translated as MPTTTLLPELSETPIALPEKQLITLTLNGTQQQLELAPWTSLLDALREYLNLTGTKKGCDHGQCGACTVLVDGKRINSCLTLAVMKEGAEITTIEGLANSEGDSVDLHPLQTAFINHDAYQCGYCTPGQICSAVGLINEGRARTTDDIRELMSGNICRCGAYPHIVDAISEVMQINSKALLNE; from the coding sequence ATGCCGACGACAACCTTACTTCCTGAGCTTTCGGAAACACCCATTGCGTTGCCTGAGAAGCAACTTATCACACTGACCCTTAATGGTACTCAACAACAACTTGAACTGGCACCCTGGACCAGTTTGCTCGATGCGCTTCGTGAATACCTGAACCTGACCGGCACAAAAAAAGGCTGCGATCATGGGCAGTGTGGAGCCTGTACGGTGCTGGTTGATGGGAAACGGATTAATTCATGCCTGACGCTGGCAGTGATGAAAGAGGGAGCCGAAATAACAACAATTGAGGGCCTGGCGAACAGTGAAGGCGATTCAGTTGATTTGCATCCTTTGCAGACGGCCTTTATCAATCATGATGCTTATCAATGCGGTTATTGCACGCCGGGGCAGATTTGTTCGGCCGTTGGTCTTATCAATGAAGGGCGTGCCCGCACTACTGACGATATACGAGAGCTAATGAGTGGCAATATCTGCCGATGCGGAGCCTATCCGCACATTGTTGACGCTATTAGCGAGGTGATGCAAATCAATTCTAAAGCCTTACTCAATGAATAG
- a CDS encoding Dabb family protein, with protein sequence MFVHTVFFWLKHPENNDDRSALAAGLETLKGVQEISAAYIGKPADTRRPVIDHSYDFSLTFVFTDKAAHDVYQEHPIHLKFVADCAHLWQRVQVYDAVS encoded by the coding sequence ATGTTCGTTCATACCGTTTTCTTCTGGCTTAAGCATCCCGAAAACAACGACGACCGCAGTGCGCTGGCTGCTGGCCTCGAAACGCTGAAAGGCGTACAGGAAATTTCGGCTGCCTACATCGGCAAACCTGCCGACACCCGCCGACCTGTTATTGATCACTCTTACGACTTTTCGCTAACCTTCGTCTTTACCGACAAAGCAGCTCACGATGTTTATCAGGAACATCCCATTCATCTGAAGTTTGTAGCCGACTGTGCTCACTTATGGCAACGTGTGCAGGTCTATGATGCGGTGAGTTAG
- the rocD gene encoding ornithine--oxo-acid transaminase, with amino-acid sequence METTMPISAADQAMQLEWHYGAHNYHPVPVVLTRGEGVFVWDVEGKRYFDFLSAYSAVSQGHCHPRIINAMIQQAQRLTLTSRAFYNDKTGLCEKFLCEYFGYDKALLMNSGAEGGETALKLTRKWAYKVKGIPQNQAKTVYAAGNFWGRTLAAISSSTDPSSTNDFGPLLPGYIIIPYNDLAALEETFKNDPNIAGFMVEPIQGEAGVVVPNEGYLRGVRELCTKYNVLFIADEVQTGIGRTGMRVACDHEGVKPDLLILGKALSGGTMPVSAVLTSDEVMLTIKPGEHGSTYGGNPLACVVTMEALRVVEEEKLAENAMAMGEIFRDRMIALSQKTELVKSVRGKGLLNAIVIAERPELGSETAWEICLKLKDNGLITKPTHGDKIRFAPPLVITEEQMHEACDIIEKTILEF; translated from the coding sequence ATGGAAACGACTATGCCGATTTCTGCCGCCGACCAGGCCATGCAATTAGAATGGCACTACGGGGCGCATAACTATCATCCTGTTCCGGTTGTTTTGACACGGGGCGAAGGCGTTTTCGTATGGGATGTAGAAGGGAAGCGCTATTTTGACTTTCTGTCGGCTTATAGCGCCGTTAGTCAGGGGCATTGCCATCCCCGGATTATCAATGCCATGATTCAGCAGGCACAACGCCTAACCCTTACGTCGCGGGCTTTTTACAATGATAAAACCGGCCTTTGCGAAAAATTCCTTTGCGAGTATTTTGGCTACGATAAGGCTTTGCTGATGAACTCGGGAGCCGAAGGGGGGGAAACAGCCCTGAAACTAACGCGAAAATGGGCGTATAAGGTAAAAGGTATTCCACAGAATCAGGCTAAAACGGTGTATGCCGCCGGTAATTTCTGGGGACGTACGCTGGCTGCTATTTCGTCGTCGACTGATCCGAGCAGTACCAACGATTTTGGGCCGCTGCTTCCGGGCTATATTATTATCCCGTATAATGACCTGGCTGCGCTTGAAGAAACATTTAAAAACGATCCGAATATTGCCGGTTTCATGGTGGAGCCTATTCAGGGCGAAGCCGGTGTAGTAGTGCCCAATGAGGGCTATCTGCGCGGTGTTCGCGAACTATGCACTAAATATAATGTACTGTTCATTGCCGATGAAGTACAGACCGGCATCGGGCGGACAGGAATGCGGGTAGCCTGCGATCACGAAGGCGTAAAGCCTGATCTGCTTATTCTGGGTAAAGCCTTATCGGGTGGAACTATGCCCGTATCGGCCGTTCTGACTTCCGATGAGGTTATGCTGACGATTAAACCGGGTGAGCATGGTAGCACGTATGGCGGTAATCCGCTGGCCTGTGTGGTGACAATGGAGGCACTTCGGGTAGTTGAAGAGGAGAAACTGGCCGAAAATGCGATGGCAATGGGCGAAATTTTCCGTGACCGAATGATAGCCCTGAGCCAGAAAACCGAACTGGTTAAATCGGTGCGGGGTAAAGGACTGCTGAATGCCATTGTAATTGCCGAACGGCCTGAGCTTGGTTCAGAAACCGCCTGGGAAATCTGCCTGAAGCTAAAAGACAACGGGCTGATAACTAAGCCTACACACGGCGACAAAATTCGGTTTGCTCCGCCACTGGTTATTACCGAAGAGCAAATGCACGAAGCCTGCGATATAATCGAAAAAACAATTCTGGAGTTTTGA
- a CDS encoding tetratricopeptide repeat protein, whose protein sequence is MHHDTQTNMNTKHRFFLASPLLGLVGSLGMMLWLTTTPALAQRKRDKPEAAIAKPGSGSTTTVRLEEETMFAEGMRYMMTDEPAKAVAQFGKVLQKYPNNAAAQYSTANALIKTGKVSEAIPYASKAYSLDKENKFYALLLAELYVKQKRYSEAEELYESLLKKSTENVEYGVELAAIYLFDEKPDKALETYNKVERELGLNEEITRQKQRIYLKQNKIDKAIEEAERLVASEPGEPDYLLEGAELLIANDRTDQAITWIDKALKLNPDLPQAHVLLADIYRKKGDTARASKELNQVLDNPNLEAGLKARILSSYVGLTGENPTAQQDALTMAQNLAKSSPNDVKAQIMVADLLMQQGKKVEARDAYAKAAQIDGSIYEVWGALLQLDGELNQVDSLLEHSQKALEVFPTQGLFWYSNGSANLYKRKYQEAVDALEESKKLLAVTNNNEIKKGIDAQLGDAYNGVGDYAKSDEAYEAVLKVDPLNDHVLNNYSYFLSLRKENLPRAQQLAQKLVERNPSNATYLDTYAWVLYVSKDYTKARQYLEKAMADPAVSGTIIEHYGDVLFQLGQADKALVQWKLAKTKGGGSPDLDKKIAAGKL, encoded by the coding sequence ATGCACCACGACACGCAGACCAACATGAATACCAAACATAGATTTTTCCTTGCTTCTCCACTGCTTGGCTTAGTTGGTAGCCTCGGAATGATGCTATGGCTCACAACAACGCCCGCATTGGCTCAACGGAAGCGTGACAAACCCGAGGCTGCCATTGCCAAACCGGGCTCGGGCTCTACAACCACGGTTCGGTTAGAGGAAGAAACGATGTTTGCCGAAGGCATGCGGTATATGATGACCGATGAGCCTGCCAAAGCAGTTGCCCAGTTTGGGAAAGTTCTCCAGAAATACCCTAACAACGCAGCCGCTCAGTACTCGACCGCCAATGCCCTTATAAAAACCGGCAAAGTATCCGAAGCCATTCCCTATGCCTCTAAAGCGTATTCGCTCGATAAGGAGAATAAATTTTATGCGTTGCTACTGGCCGAACTGTACGTAAAGCAGAAACGGTATAGTGAAGCCGAAGAGCTATACGAATCACTGCTGAAAAAAAGTACTGAAAATGTTGAATATGGTGTTGAGCTGGCAGCCATCTATCTGTTCGACGAAAAGCCCGATAAAGCCCTGGAAACATACAACAAGGTTGAACGTGAACTCGGGCTAAATGAAGAAATTACGCGGCAAAAGCAACGGATATACCTTAAGCAGAACAAAATCGATAAAGCCATTGAAGAAGCCGAACGGTTGGTGGCTTCAGAACCCGGCGAACCCGACTATCTGCTCGAAGGTGCCGAACTGCTCATTGCAAACGACCGTACCGATCAGGCCATTACCTGGATCGACAAAGCCCTGAAACTAAATCCCGACCTCCCCCAGGCGCACGTTCTGCTTGCCGATATCTACCGAAAAAAAGGCGATACGGCCCGTGCCAGCAAAGAGTTAAATCAGGTGCTGGACAATCCGAATCTGGAAGCAGGCCTGAAAGCCCGTATTCTGTCGAGCTACGTGGGCCTGACCGGCGAAAACCCCACGGCTCAGCAGGATGCCCTGACAATGGCTCAGAATTTAGCCAAAAGCTCCCCAAATGATGTGAAAGCCCAGATCATGGTTGCTGACCTGCTTATGCAACAGGGCAAAAAAGTTGAAGCACGCGATGCCTATGCGAAAGCCGCCCAAATCGACGGCTCAATTTATGAGGTGTGGGGTGCATTGCTTCAACTGGATGGCGAACTGAATCAGGTCGATAGCTTATTGGAACACTCGCAGAAAGCACTGGAAGTGTTTCCTACTCAGGGCCTATTCTGGTACTCCAACGGTTCGGCGAATCTCTACAAACGGAAATACCAGGAGGCTGTCGATGCCCTCGAAGAGAGTAAAAAACTGCTGGCAGTAACCAACAATAACGAAATAAAAAAAGGAATTGATGCTCAGTTGGGCGATGCCTACAATGGCGTTGGCGATTATGCCAAGTCCGACGAAGCTTACGAAGCCGTATTGAAAGTTGATCCGCTCAACGACCATGTGCTAAATAATTACAGTTATTTTCTCTCATTACGAAAAGAAAATCTGCCACGAGCACAACAACTGGCCCAGAAACTCGTCGAACGAAATCCATCCAATGCTACGTATCTAGACACCTATGCCTGGGTTTTGTATGTGTCGAAAGATTATACAAAAGCCAGACAGTATCTGGAAAAAGCCATGGCCGACCCGGCAGTTAGTGGCACCATTATCGAACATTATGGCGATGTTCTGTTCCAGCTTGGTCAGGCCGACAAAGCACTCGTTCAGTGGAAGCTGGCCAAAACAAAAGGCGGTGGCAGTCCTGACTTAGACAAAAAAATTGCAGCCGGAAAGTTGTAG
- a CDS encoding DUF5522 domain-containing protein, protein MKQQPAKPKIPGLADDDYYYTPEGFVVFTASYHLKRGYCCRNGCRHCPYGFKKKGE, encoded by the coding sequence ATGAAACAGCAGCCAGCGAAGCCTAAAATTCCCGGTTTAGCAGACGACGATTACTACTACACGCCTGAGGGTTTTGTGGTCTTTACGGCCTCCTATCACCTAAAACGCGGGTATTGCTGCCGAAATGGTTGCCGTCATTGCCCGTATGGATTCAAAAAAAAGGGAGAATGA
- a CDS encoding RluA family pseudouridine synthase, with protein MKLTFEDLIVFENEDYILINKPPYVASLDERTNDRGGQSIIRMAKAYHPDAQLGHRLDKETSGILAIAKNPDAYRHLAMQFEHRELTKRYHAVVNGVHDFDGISVFLPISPIKDGTAVRIDREKGKVAETIFNTLRAYRTTTLVECLPITGRMHQIRVHLMCLKAPIVNDPTYGGEPVYLSQIKRNFNLKQNTEELPLIQRVALHAYSLTFSLLNGEEQTFEAPYPKDFAVLVKQLEKFS; from the coding sequence ATGAAACTAACTTTTGAAGATCTGATCGTTTTCGAGAACGAGGATTATATACTCATTAACAAACCCCCCTATGTAGCTTCGCTCGATGAGCGAACAAATGACCGGGGGGGGCAAAGTATCATCCGAATGGCGAAAGCCTACCACCCGGATGCACAGCTTGGGCATCGGCTCGATAAAGAAACATCGGGGATTCTGGCTATTGCCAAAAATCCCGACGCCTATCGGCACCTGGCAATGCAGTTCGAACATCGGGAATTAACCAAGCGCTACCATGCTGTTGTGAATGGTGTGCATGATTTCGATGGCATTTCAGTTTTCCTGCCTATCTCGCCCATTAAAGACGGCACAGCCGTTCGTATTGATCGGGAGAAAGGAAAAGTAGCCGAAACGATCTTCAACACCTTACGCGCCTACCGCACAACAACTCTGGTCGAGTGTTTGCCCATTACGGGCCGAATGCACCAGATTCGCGTGCATCTGATGTGTCTGAAAGCTCCTATCGTCAACGATCCAACCTATGGTGGCGAGCCAGTGTATTTATCCCAGATCAAGCGGAACTTCAACCTCAAGCAAAATACAGAAGAACTCCCACTGATTCAACGAGTTGCGCTGCATGCATATTCATTAACATTCAGCTTGCTCAATGGCGAAGAACAAACCTTTGAAGCGCCCTATCCTAAAGACTTTGCCGTATTAGTAAAGCAATTAGAAAAATTTAGTTAA
- a CDS encoding xanthine dehydrogenase family protein molybdopterin-binding subunit, with amino-acid sequence MTQYIGKPLNRVDGVDKVTGKAKYAGEFNVPDLVYGYVISSSITKGKIARIDTADARSLEGVLEIFTHENRPKLAWFDMSYKDQNAPPGSPFRPLEDARIKYNGQPVALVVAETVEVARYAASLVQIEYEEEPHETDLQATKSKARKPESGLMSLLKPPPPKPRGNFEGEFNAAPVQVSAQYVHGIEHHNPMELFVTTVVYERNGKLTIYDKTQGAPNSQLYVSQVFNMPFSDVRVMSPYVGGAFGSALRPQYQLFLAVLAARQLKRSVRVTLTRQQMFTFGHRPATIQTLGLGASADGTMKALYHDAISETSQFEDYTETVVNWSGMLYPPENVRYDYKVVPLDVYTPLDMRAPGGVTGISALEMAVDELAYKLQMDPLELRLKNYTNRDMNEDLPYSSKELRECFRQGAERFGWSNRNYEPRSMRNGHLLIGWGMATGIWDATQGPARAEAVLMVNGKLRVSSATADIGTGTYTVMTQIAAETLGMPVEDVLFKLGDSELPLAPIEGGSWTVATVGSAVKTVCENLSKTLFKLAKNMPGSPFSNKSFSQVEFANKAIRLKSDPAVMVSLQTVVDSNGGRAVRETSTSMPNMLKQRNYARNTHSAVFVEVQVDEELGAVKVTRAVSAIAGGRIMNPKTARSQIIGGMVWGISKALEEESVMDHRFGRFMNHNLAEYHVPVNADIHELDVIFVDEVDTIVNPLGAKGLGEIGIVAMPAAIGNAIFHATGKRIRELPIHLDRLLS; translated from the coding sequence ATGACTCAATATATCGGAAAACCACTCAATCGGGTCGACGGGGTGGATAAAGTGACCGGAAAGGCAAAATATGCCGGGGAGTTCAATGTGCCTGATCTGGTCTACGGCTATGTAATATCCAGCAGCATTACGAAAGGGAAAATTGCCCGAATCGATACGGCTGATGCTCGCAGTCTGGAAGGTGTTCTGGAAATTTTTACGCACGAGAACCGTCCTAAGCTGGCCTGGTTCGATATGAGTTATAAAGATCAGAATGCGCCACCGGGTTCGCCTTTCCGACCGCTGGAAGATGCCCGGATTAAGTATAATGGTCAGCCTGTGGCGTTGGTTGTTGCCGAAACAGTTGAAGTGGCCCGCTATGCTGCTTCGCTGGTTCAGATCGAGTACGAAGAAGAGCCGCACGAAACCGATTTGCAGGCTACTAAGTCAAAAGCGCGAAAGCCTGAATCGGGTTTAATGAGCCTGCTTAAGCCACCGCCACCTAAACCGAGAGGCAATTTTGAGGGAGAGTTCAATGCGGCACCGGTGCAGGTTTCGGCGCAGTATGTGCATGGTATAGAACATCATAATCCAATGGAGTTATTTGTCACAACAGTCGTTTATGAACGAAATGGCAAACTGACCATCTACGACAAAACGCAGGGTGCCCCTAATAGTCAATTGTATGTTTCTCAGGTGTTCAATATGCCGTTCAGCGATGTACGGGTTATGTCGCCGTATGTGGGGGGCGCTTTCGGGTCGGCACTACGGCCACAATACCAGTTGTTTCTGGCAGTGCTGGCGGCCCGCCAACTGAAACGATCGGTACGGGTAACATTGACTCGGCAACAGATGTTTACGTTTGGGCATCGCCCGGCCACGATTCAGACGCTGGGTCTGGGTGCTTCGGCCGATGGGACCATGAAGGCTCTTTATCATGATGCTATTAGCGAAACATCACAGTTTGAAGACTATACCGAAACCGTTGTTAACTGGTCTGGTATGCTCTATCCACCCGAGAATGTTCGATATGATTACAAGGTTGTGCCACTAGATGTGTATACTCCGCTCGATATGCGCGCACCCGGTGGTGTAACGGGCATATCGGCGCTCGAAATGGCGGTCGACGAACTGGCCTATAAACTGCAAATGGACCCGCTCGAACTACGGCTAAAAAACTACACGAATCGGGATATGAACGAAGATTTACCCTATTCGAGTAAGGAGCTTCGGGAATGTTTTCGACAGGGTGCCGAGCGGTTTGGCTGGAGCAATCGCAATTATGAGCCACGCTCGATGCGCAACGGCCATCTGCTGATCGGCTGGGGAATGGCTACCGGCATCTGGGATGCTACGCAGGGGCCCGCTCGTGCCGAAGCCGTGCTGATGGTGAATGGTAAGCTACGCGTGAGTAGTGCTACAGCCGACATCGGTACCGGAACCTATACGGTTATGACGCAAATTGCAGCCGAAACACTGGGTATGCCGGTCGAGGATGTGCTCTTTAAACTGGGCGATTCTGAGTTGCCGTTAGCCCCCATTGAGGGTGGCTCCTGGACGGTAGCAACAGTAGGGTCGGCCGTGAAAACCGTTTGTGAAAACCTGAGCAAAACACTCTTTAAGCTGGCGAAAAACATGCCGGGGTCTCCATTTAGCAACAAAAGCTTTTCGCAGGTGGAGTTTGCCAATAAAGCCATCCGGCTGAAAAGCGATCCGGCCGTCATGGTGTCGCTACAGACGGTGGTCGATTCGAATGGTGGCCGTGCCGTGCGTGAAACCTCGACGTCGATGCCTAATATGCTCAAACAGCGCAACTATGCCCGAAATACACATTCGGCTGTATTTGTAGAGGTTCAGGTCGATGAAGAGTTAGGTGCGGTTAAGGTAACGCGGGCCGTGAGTGCCATTGCGGGTGGGCGTATCATGAATCCGAAGACTGCCCGCTCGCAAATTATTGGCGGCATGGTATGGGGAATCAGTAAAGCACTGGAAGAAGAAAGTGTTATGGATCATCGTTTCGGTCGTTTTATGAATCATAACCTGGCCGAGTACCATGTTCCCGTTAATGCCGATATTCATGAACTCGACGTGATTTTTGTCGATGAAGTCGACACCATCGTCAATCCGCTTGGAGCCAAAGGGTTGGGCGAAATCGGTATTGTAGCCATGCCAGCCGCTATCGGCAACGCTATTTTTCACGCGACCGGCAAGCGCATCCGCGAACTGCCCATTCATCTGGATAGGCTATTAAGCTGA
- a CDS encoding xanthine dehydrogenase family protein subunit M: protein MNSFSYVRPAEIDLAVRDVAAHQEAKFIAGGTNILDLMKVNVERPNRLVDINQLPLTTIENTADGGLRLGALVTNADTAYHEEVEKRYPLLSQAILAGASPQLRNMATNGGNLFQRTRCYYFYDPAMPCNKRQPGSGCGAINGYNRIHAILGTSESCIATHPSDMCVALRALDAVVQVLGPLGERSIPIAEFHRLPGDEPQYDNIIKPGELVTAIDLPAKGFADHYTYLKVRDRASYAFALVSVAVGLEIDGDQITDARIALGGVAHKPWRRSEAEAMLIGKPAQKASFVSVAQKLLEGARGYGHNTFKIELGKRAIVRALEQAASGPTNLLQPM, encoded by the coding sequence ATGAATAGCTTTTCGTATGTCCGTCCCGCCGAAATTGATTTGGCAGTTCGTGATGTAGCCGCCCATCAGGAGGCTAAGTTTATTGCCGGTGGAACTAACATTCTGGACCTGATGAAGGTGAATGTTGAACGGCCAAACCGGCTGGTCGACATTAATCAGTTGCCGTTAACTACTATCGAAAATACGGCTGACGGTGGTTTGCGGCTTGGTGCTTTAGTAACCAACGCCGATACGGCCTACCATGAGGAGGTCGAAAAGCGGTATCCACTCTTGTCGCAGGCTATTCTGGCAGGGGCATCGCCCCAACTGCGGAATATGGCTACCAATGGCGGCAACCTGTTTCAGCGAACCCGCTGTTATTATTTCTACGACCCGGCTATGCCCTGCAACAAACGCCAGCCGGGTTCGGGCTGTGGGGCCATAAACGGCTATAATCGCATTCATGCTATTCTGGGAACGAGCGAAAGCTGCATTGCCACGCATCCGTCGGATATGTGTGTTGCCTTGCGGGCACTCGATGCGGTGGTGCAGGTGTTGGGCCCCCTGGGTGAGCGTAGCATTCCTATTGCCGAGTTTCACCGGCTTCCGGGCGACGAACCGCAATATGATAATATCATTAAACCGGGCGAGCTGGTAACGGCAATCGATTTACCGGCAAAAGGTTTTGCCGATCATTATACCTATCTGAAAGTGCGCGACCGGGCTTCGTATGCGTTTGCGCTGGTATCTGTTGCCGTTGGTCTGGAAATAGATGGCGACCAGATTACCGATGCCCGAATCGCTTTGGGTGGCGTAGCACATAAACCCTGGCGCAGGTCAGAAGCCGAAGCTATGTTGATTGGCAAGCCCGCCCAGAAAGCCAGTTTTGTGTCCGTTGCCCAAAAATTGCTCGAAGGGGCCCGTGGCTACGGACACAATACGTTTAAAATTGAACTGGGCAAACGGGCCATTGTTCGAGCCCTGGAGCAAGCTGCTTCGGGGCCAACCAATCTGCTTCAACCCATGTAG
- the rpmB gene encoding 50S ribosomal protein L28 has product MARVCQITGKRTRVGNNVSHANNKTKRKFYPNLQKKRFFVESTGEWITLKVATSAIKTINKNGLEATLRKAYERGTLSV; this is encoded by the coding sequence ATGGCCAGAGTTTGTCAAATCACAGGAAAACGCACACGCGTAGGAAACAACGTTTCGCACGCTAACAATAAAACCAAGCGTAAATTTTATCCGAACCTGCAAAAGAAGCGGTTCTTCGTTGAATCAACCGGCGAGTGGATTACGCTGAAAGTAGCTACATCTGCTATCAAGACCATCAATAAAAACGGTCTGGAAGCAACACTCCGTAAGGCTTACGAACGCGGTACGCTGTCGGTATAG